TCAGTTGGTAAAGCTGTTGAACATAAAGATAAAGGTCCTGAGTTTCCAGTTGGTGATTCTTCACGGAAGACTGATGCAACTATGAAGGACCCATTTCATGAGTCACCAGATTTTCCTGATCTGTCAAGTTCACAAACAATTGTGGAACATAATTCAAAGAAGATGAAACATCAGAGGAAAATGCGGAAGACTCAGCATAATTCTGTCCAAAGCAATTTTAATGGTTGTGACAATCCAGGTAATACTTTTTCATCAAAAACTTGTGTTTCTGCGTTTGATATGCCTTCAGAACATCCAATTCAATGCGTGTGCTCCTTTTTAAGTAACAAGACACTCTTGTGTGATAGGAGATATATCTCAGGGAGAAACTGGCGAAAAGGAGCAGAATATGCTCCAAAAGGCTGCAGAGAACAGCAATGGAGAGTGTGACGTCCAAGAAGTGAATTCAGTTGGTAAAGCTGTTGAACATAAAGATAAAGGTCTTGAGTTAACAGTTGGTGATTCTTCACGGAAGACTGATGCAACTATGAAGGACACATTACATAAGTCACCAGATTTGCCTGATCTGTCAAGTTCACAAACAATTGTGAAACGTAAAAGGATGAGGAGAGATCGGAGGAGAAGGCGGAAGGCTCAGCGTAATTCTGTCCAAAGCAATTTTAATGGTTGTGACAATCCTGGTAATACTTTTTCATCAAAACCTTGTGTTTGTGCGTTTGATATGCCTTCAGAACATCCCATTCAATGCGCGTCCTCCTATTTAAGTAACAAGACACTCTTGTGTGATAGCAGATATATCTAAGGGAGAAAATGGCAAAAAGGAGCAGAATATGCTCCAAAAGGCTGCagaaaacaacaatggagaCTGTGACGTCCAAGAAGTGAGTTGCAACTACAATTCAGTTGGTAAAGCTGTTGAACATAAAGATAAAGGTCCTGAGTTTCCAGTTGGTGATTCTTCACGGAAGACTGATGCAACTATGAAGGACCCATTTCATGAGTCACCAGATTTGCCTGATCTGTCAAGTTCACAAACAATTGTGGAACATAATTCAAAGAAGATGAAACATCAGAGGAAAATGCGGAAGACTCAGCATAATTCTGTCCAAAGCAATTTTGATGGTTGTGACAATCCAGGTAATACTTTTTCATCAAAAACTTGTTTCTGCGTTTGATATGCCTTCAGAACATCCAATTCAATGCGTGTCCTCTTATTTAAGTAATAGGACACTCTTGTGTGATAGCAGATATATCTCAGGGAGAAAATGGCGAAAAGGAGCAGAATATGCTCCAAAAGGCTGCAGAAAACATCAATGGAGAGTGTGACGTCCAAGAAGTGAATTTCAACTGCAATTCAGTTGGTAAAGCTGTTGAACTTAAAGATAAAGGTCCTGAGTTTCCAGTTGGTGATTCTTCACGGAAGACTGATGCAACTATGAAGGACACATTACATAAGTCGCCAGATTTGCCTGATCTGTCAAGTTCACAAACAATTGTGGAACAGaattcaaagaagaagaaacatcAGAGGAAAATGCGGAAGACTCAGCATAATTCTGTCCAAAGCAATTTTAATAGTTGTGACAATCCAGGTAATACTTTTTCATCAAAAACTTGTGTTTCTGCGTTTGATATGCCTTCAGAACATCCAATTCAATGCGTGTCCTCCTATTTAAGTAACAAGACACTCTTGTGTGATAGCAGATATATCTCAGGGAGAAAATGGCGTAAAGGAGAAGAATATGCTCCAAAAGGCTGCAGAAAACAGCAATGGAGAGTGTGACGTCCGAGAAGTGAATTGCAACTGCAATTCAGTTGGTAAAGCTGTTGAACATAAAGATAAAGGTCTTGAGTTTCTAGTTTGCGATTCTTCACGGAAGACTGATGCAACTATGAAGGACACATTACATAAGTCACCAGATTTGCCTGATCTGTCAAGTTCACAAACAATTGTGAAACATCGGAGGAAAAGGCGGAAGACTCAGCATAATTCTGTCAAAAGCAATTTTAATGGTTGCGACAATCCAGGTTATACTTTTTCATCAAAAACTTGTGTTTCTAAAATATTCCTTCACAACATCCAATTTAATGCGTGCCCTCTTATTTAAGTAACAAGACACTCTTGTGTGACAGCAGATATATCTCAGGGAGAAAATGGCGTAAAGGAGCAGAATATGCTCCAAAAGACTGCAGAAAACAGCAATGGAGAGTGTGACGTCCAAGAAGTATGTTGCAACTGCAATTCAGTGGTGGCAGATGCCGTCTCTACCGCAGAAGAGTCTGTGATTGAATTTACAGAAAAGAACATTAAGCAAAATATAAATGATAACATTACCAACCCTGAGGAAAAGAGTACTTTTGTGAAGAATGCTAGTCTGGGGAAGAAACATGATGATGATAACGTAGGAGTTTGTCTATCTGTTAAAATTCCTCATGTCTATAATAGGGAAAAAATGTCACTGGACAGGACTGTTATCAGCTACCCAAAGAAAAAGCTTCTCATCCTTGATGTGAATGGATTGCTTGTTGATTTGGTCAGTGATGATTctaaagaaaataatataacaCGAAAACCTGATTTTCGGGTTAGCAGGAGAAAAGGTGACATAGTCTCATAATGTGTTTTCTCATATCATAGATTTCATATCTTGATCTTGGTTGAATTTGACAAAGATTCTACTTTTGCTATTGGCAGGTTACTATAGGCCCTTTTGTAATGATTTTCTACGGTTTTGCTTTGACAGATTTCATGTGGGAGTTTGGTCATCTAGAAAAAGGTATTTGCTGATCAATGACCTATTTTATCTCATTACTTGTGTTTATTAGTTTAATTTAGGTTTAAGACGCAATCATGGACTTGTTGGTTTACATTTCAGCATTATATTATTATACAAGGGGTTTTTATTCATACTGTGTCTTGATGCTTGTCCATATTGGCAGGACGAATCTTGATAGAGTCATCGAACTTGTTATGGGGAAATCTGCATATAAATTGCTCTTCCGTTGGGTAATCTGTTCTTAATTAGTTTTTGGCATAAACCTTAAGTCTTTTTGGTTATGTAATGATTTTGTTAGTTTATATTATAAATATGACATCTTGATCTCATATTATCTCTTAGGACCAGTTTCCGTATTTCTTAATATCTCATGATttgtttccttatttaattagGACTAGGAGTTTAGTAGTGATAGGACACTTGGGCCTGTAGGCACACTTGGGCTTGTAAACAATGATAACCAAACTGTTGTTTTGGGTCAAAAGGCCTGTTATATATGTGTAAACAATGATAACCAAACTGTTGTTTTGGGTCAAAAGGCCTGTTATATATGTGTAGTGGGGGACAGTTTAGTGAGGTGGCAATAGAGCCTCAGGCATTTAGTGAGAGGGGAAGTAGTGCCTGAGGTAGACATAATTGCTTAGTTTGTGAGGAGAGTGTTTTCTCTAttgaaaggttttttttttccggaTAGGAGATCTGGGCTCTGATCTTTTCTCTTTTGTAATCGATCTCTGTTCTATTTCAATTCAATAGTATACTCTGTTCATATCTATGGAATCACGGGTTCTATCAAGTAGTAATTATCATGAATAGTTTCTCTATTTGGTTAGGATTAAGGGTCCAATATTAAGAGTTAGTGCTTTATCTTTTGTACTATACATCATATCATGaagtttttattctttttcttctctcatTCCTTATCTATAATTTTAACTACAACAGTTCCTCAAGGTAGTCCTAGGATACATCTTTTGTCTAGTTGTACTTCATTAACATTTTCGCTCTAAatgttattaaaattaatttatgtaCATTGTGAAAGATGG
This is a stretch of genomic DNA from Lotus japonicus ecotype B-129 chromosome 1, LjGifu_v1.2. It encodes these proteins:
- the LOC130734792 gene encoding uncharacterized protein LOC130734792 isoform X1, which codes for MSKGSCLMDLATDLHIVPSAMTTAGDSLTSTEKVNSLQKKHRKTKREQGQAVEQKDKAPEFPVGDSSWKTDATMKDTLHKSPDLPDLSSSQTIVKRKRMRRDRRRRRKAQRNSVQSNFNGCDNLADISQGENGKKEQNMLQKAAENSNGECDVQEVSCNCNSVGKAVEHKDKGPEFPVGDSSRKTDATMKDPFHESPDFPDLSSSQTIVEHNSKKMKHQRKMRKTQHNSVQSNFNGCDNPGDISQGETGEKEQNMLQKAAENSNGECDVQEVNSVGKAVEHKDKGLELTVGDSSRKTDATMKDTLHKSPDLPDLSSSQTIVKRKRMRRDRRRRRKAQRNSVQSNFNGCDNPADISKGENGKKEQNMLQKAAENNNGDCDVQEVSCNYNSVGKAVEHKDKGPEFPVGDSSRKTDATMKDPFHESPDLPDLSSSQTIVEHNSKKMKHQRKMRKTQHNSVQSNFDGCDNPVIGHSCVIADISQGENGEKEQNMLQKAAENINGECDVQEVNFNCNSVGKAVELKDKGPEFPVGDSSRKTDATMKDTLHKSPDLPDLSSSQTIVEQNSKKKKHQRKMRKTQHNSVQSNFNSCDNPDISQGENGVKEKNMLQKAAENSNGECDVREVNCNCNSVGKAVEHKDKGLEFLVCDSSRKTDATMKDTLHKSPDLPDLSSSQTIVKHRRKRRKTQHNSVKSNFNGCDNPADISQGENGVKEQNMLQKTAENSNGECDVQEVCCNCNSVVADAVSTAEESVIEFTEKNIKQNINDNITNPEEKSTFVKNASLGKKHDDDNVGVCLSVKIPHVYNREKMSLDRTVISYPKKKLLILDVNGLLVDLVSDDSKENNITRKPDFRVSRRKGYYRPFCNDFLRFCFDRFHVGVWSSRKRTNLDRVIELVMGKSAYKLLFRWNQYHCTRTKFKTVEDVQKPIFLKELRLLWEKRNPRLPWNKGEFNESNTLLLDDSPYKALLNPKHTAVFPYTYQYHDIKDSSLGPEGDLRVYLKGLAMAENVQEYVSSNPFGQPPITETNPSWGYYCQVLESVKHERRLQNQDSGPHHQVGSKLLCKQRRMKATALY
- the LOC130734792 gene encoding uncharacterized protein LOC130734792 isoform X6 gives rise to the protein MSKGSCLMDLATDLHIVPSAMTTAGDSLTSTEKVNSLQKKHRKTKREQGQAVEQKDKAPEFPVGDSSWKTDATMKDTLHKSPDLPDLSSSQTIVKRKRMRRDRRRRRKAQRNSVQSNFNGCDNLADISQGENGKKEQNMLQKAAENSNGECDVQEVSCNCNSVGKAVEHKDKGPEFPVGDSSRKTDATMKDPFHESPDFPDLSSSQTIVEHNSKKMKHQRKMRKTQHNSVQSNFNGCDNPGDISQGETGEKEQNMLQKAAENSNGECDVQEVNSVGKAVEHKDKGLELTVGDSSRKTDATMKDTLHKSPDLPDLSSSQTIVKRKRMRRDRRRRRKAQRNSVQSNFNGCDNPADISKGENGKKEQNMLQKAAENNNGDCDVQEVSCNYNSVGKAVEHKDKGPEFPVGDSSRKTDATMKDPFHESPDLPDLSSSQTIVEHNSKKMKHQRKMRKTQHNSVQSNFDGCDNPVIGHSCVIADISQGENGEKEQNMLQKAAENINGECDVQEVNFNCNSVGKAVELKDKGPEFPVGDSSRKTDATMKDTLHKSPDLPDLSSSQTIVEQNSKKKKHQRKMRKTQHNSVQSNFNSCDNPDISQGENGVKEKNMLQKAAENSNGECDVREVNCNCNSVGKAVEHKDKGLEFLVCDSSRKTDATMKDTLHKSPDLPDLSSSQTIVKHRRKRRKTQHNSVKSNFNGCDNPADISQGENGVKEQNMLQKTAENSNGECDVQEVCCNCNSVVADAVSTAEESVIEFTEKNIKQNINDNITNPEEKSTFVKNASLGKKHDDDNVGVCLSVKIPHVYNREKMSLDRTVISYPKKKLLILDVNGLLVDLVSDDSKENNITRKPDFRVSRRKGYYRPFCNDFLRFCFDRFHVGVWSSRKRTNLDRVIELVMGKSAYKLLFRWNQYHCTRTKFKTVEDVQKPIFLKELRLLWEKRNPRLPWNKGEFNESNTLLLDDSPYKALLNPHTAVFPYTYQYHDIKDSSLGPEGDLRVYLKGLAMAENVQEYVSSNPFGQPPITETNPSWGYYCQVLESVKHERRLQNQDSGPHHQVGSKLLCKQRRMKATALY
- the LOC130734792 gene encoding uncharacterized protein LOC130734792 isoform X7 codes for the protein MSKGSCLMDLATDLHIVPSAMTTAGDSLTSTEKVNSLQKKHRKTKREQGQAVEQKDKAPEFPVGDSSWKTDATMKDTLHKSPDLPDLSSSQTIVKRKRMRRDRRRRRKAQRNSVQSNFNGCDNLADISQGENGKKEQNMLQKAAENSNGECDVQEVSCNCNSVGKAVEHKDKGPEFPVGDSSRKTDATMKDPFHESPDFPDLSSSQTIVEHNSKKMKHQRKMRKTQHNSVQSNFNGCDNPGDISQGETGEKEQNMLQKAAENSNGECDVQEVNSVGKAVEHKDKGLELTVGDSSRKTDATMKDTLHKSPDLPDLSSSQTIVKRKRMRRDRRRRRKAQRNSVQSNFNGCDNPADISKGENGKKEQNMLQKAAENNNGDCDVQEVSCNYNSVGKAVEHKDKGPEFPVGDSSRKTDATMKDPFHESPDLPDLSSSQTIVEHNSKKMKHQRKMRKTQHNSVQSNFDGCDNPDISQGENGEKEQNMLQKAAENINGECDVQEVNFNCNSVGKAVELKDKGPEFPVGDSSRKTDATMKDTLHKSPDLPDLSSSQTIVEQNSKKKKHQRKMRKTQHNSVQSNFNSCDNPDISQGENGVKEKNMLQKAAENSNGECDVREVNCNCNSVGKAVEHKDKGLEFLVCDSSRKTDATMKDTLHKSPDLPDLSSSQTIVKHRRKRRKTQHNSVKSNFNGCDNPADISQGENGVKEQNMLQKTAENSNGECDVQEVCCNCNSVVADAVSTAEESVIEFTEKNIKQNINDNITNPEEKSTFVKNASLGKKHDDDNVGVCLSVKIPHVYNREKMSLDRTVISYPKKKLLILDVNGLLVDLVSDDSKENNITRKPDFRVSRRKGYYRPFCNDFLRFCFDRFHVGVWSSRKRTNLDRVIELVMGKSAYKLLFRWNQYHCTRTKFKTVEDVQKPIFLKELRLLWEKRNPRLPWNKGEFNESNTLLLDDSPYKALLNPKHTAVFPYTYQYHDIKDSSLGPEGDLRVYLKGLAMAENVQEYVSSNPFGQPPITETNPSWGYYCQVLESVKHERRLQNQDSGPHHQVGSKLLCKQRRMKATALY
- the LOC130734792 gene encoding uncharacterized protein LOC130734792 isoform X3, whose protein sequence is MSKGSCLMDLATDLHIVPSAMTTAGDSLTSTEKVNSLQKKHRKTKREQGQAVEQKDKAPEFPVGDSSWKTDATMKDTLHKSPDLPDLSSSQTIVKRKRMRRDRRRRRKAQRNSVQSNFNGCDNLADISQGENGKKEQNMLQKAAENSNGECDVQEVSCNCNSVGKAVEHKDKGPEFPVGDSSRKTDATMKDPFHESPDFPDLSSSQTIVEHNSKKMKHQRKMRKTQHNSVQSNFNGCDNPGDISQGETGEKEQNMLQKAAENSNGECDVQEVNSVGKAVEHKDKGLELTVGDSSRKTDATMKDTLHKSPDLPDLSSSQTIVKRKRMRRDRRRRRKAQRNSVQSNFNGCDNPDISKGENGKKEQNMLQKAAENNNGDCDVQEVSCNYNSVGKAVEHKDKGPEFPVGDSSRKTDATMKDPFHESPDLPDLSSSQTIVEHNSKKMKHQRKMRKTQHNSVQSNFDGCDNPVIGHSCVIADISQGENGEKEQNMLQKAAENINGECDVQEVNFNCNSVGKAVELKDKGPEFPVGDSSRKTDATMKDTLHKSPDLPDLSSSQTIVEQNSKKKKHQRKMRKTQHNSVQSNFNSCDNPDISQGENGVKEKNMLQKAAENSNGECDVREVNCNCNSVGKAVEHKDKGLEFLVCDSSRKTDATMKDTLHKSPDLPDLSSSQTIVKHRRKRRKTQHNSVKSNFNGCDNPADISQGENGVKEQNMLQKTAENSNGECDVQEVCCNCNSVVADAVSTAEESVIEFTEKNIKQNINDNITNPEEKSTFVKNASLGKKHDDDNVGVCLSVKIPHVYNREKMSLDRTVISYPKKKLLILDVNGLLVDLVSDDSKENNITRKPDFRVSRRKGYYRPFCNDFLRFCFDRFHVGVWSSRKRTNLDRVIELVMGKSAYKLLFRWNQYHCTRTKFKTVEDVQKPIFLKELRLLWEKRNPRLPWNKGEFNESNTLLLDDSPYKALLNPKHTAVFPYTYQYHDIKDSSLGPEGDLRVYLKGLAMAENVQEYVSSNPFGQPPITETNPSWGYYCQVLESVKHERRLQNQDSGPHHQVGSKLLCKQRRMKATALY
- the LOC130734792 gene encoding uncharacterized protein LOC130734792 isoform X4; this encodes MSKGSCLMDLATDLHIVPSAMTTAGDSLTSTEKVNSLQKKHRKTKREQGQAVEQKDKAPEFPVGDSSWKTDATMKDTLHKSPDLPDLSSSQTIVKRKRMRRDRRRRRKAQRNSVQSNFNGCDNLDISQGENGKKEQNMLQKAAENSNGECDVQEVSCNCNSVGKAVEHKDKGPEFPVGDSSRKTDATMKDPFHESPDFPDLSSSQTIVEHNSKKMKHQRKMRKTQHNSVQSNFNGCDNPGDISQGETGEKEQNMLQKAAENSNGECDVQEVNSVGKAVEHKDKGLELTVGDSSRKTDATMKDTLHKSPDLPDLSSSQTIVKRKRMRRDRRRRRKAQRNSVQSNFNGCDNPADISKGENGKKEQNMLQKAAENNNGDCDVQEVSCNYNSVGKAVEHKDKGPEFPVGDSSRKTDATMKDPFHESPDLPDLSSSQTIVEHNSKKMKHQRKMRKTQHNSVQSNFDGCDNPVIGHSCVIADISQGENGEKEQNMLQKAAENINGECDVQEVNFNCNSVGKAVELKDKGPEFPVGDSSRKTDATMKDTLHKSPDLPDLSSSQTIVEQNSKKKKHQRKMRKTQHNSVQSNFNSCDNPDISQGENGVKEKNMLQKAAENSNGECDVREVNCNCNSVGKAVEHKDKGLEFLVCDSSRKTDATMKDTLHKSPDLPDLSSSQTIVKHRRKRRKTQHNSVKSNFNGCDNPADISQGENGVKEQNMLQKTAENSNGECDVQEVCCNCNSVVADAVSTAEESVIEFTEKNIKQNINDNITNPEEKSTFVKNASLGKKHDDDNVGVCLSVKIPHVYNREKMSLDRTVISYPKKKLLILDVNGLLVDLVSDDSKENNITRKPDFRVSRRKGYYRPFCNDFLRFCFDRFHVGVWSSRKRTNLDRVIELVMGKSAYKLLFRWNQYHCTRTKFKTVEDVQKPIFLKELRLLWEKRNPRLPWNKGEFNESNTLLLDDSPYKALLNPKHTAVFPYTYQYHDIKDSSLGPEGDLRVYLKGLAMAENVQEYVSSNPFGQPPITETNPSWGYYCQVLESVKHERRLQNQDSGPHHQVGSKLLCKQRRMKATALY
- the LOC130734792 gene encoding uncharacterized protein LOC130734792 isoform X5 produces the protein MSKGSCLMDLATDLHIVPSAMTTAGDSLTSTEKVNSLQKKHRKTKREQGQAVEQKDKAPEFPVGDSSWKTDATMKDTLHKSPDLPDLSSSQTIVKRKRMRRDRRRRRKAQRNSVQSNFNGCDNLADISQGENGKKEQNMLQKAAENSNGECDVQEVSCNCNSVGKAVEHKDKGPEFPVGDSSRKTDATMKDPFHESPDFPDLSSSQTIVEHNSKKMKHQRKMRKTQHNSVQSNFNGCDNPDISQGETGEKEQNMLQKAAENSNGECDVQEVNSVGKAVEHKDKGLELTVGDSSRKTDATMKDTLHKSPDLPDLSSSQTIVKRKRMRRDRRRRRKAQRNSVQSNFNGCDNPADISKGENGKKEQNMLQKAAENNNGDCDVQEVSCNYNSVGKAVEHKDKGPEFPVGDSSRKTDATMKDPFHESPDLPDLSSSQTIVEHNSKKMKHQRKMRKTQHNSVQSNFDGCDNPVIGHSCVIADISQGENGEKEQNMLQKAAENINGECDVQEVNFNCNSVGKAVELKDKGPEFPVGDSSRKTDATMKDTLHKSPDLPDLSSSQTIVEQNSKKKKHQRKMRKTQHNSVQSNFNSCDNPDISQGENGVKEKNMLQKAAENSNGECDVREVNCNCNSVGKAVEHKDKGLEFLVCDSSRKTDATMKDTLHKSPDLPDLSSSQTIVKHRRKRRKTQHNSVKSNFNGCDNPADISQGENGVKEQNMLQKTAENSNGECDVQEVCCNCNSVVADAVSTAEESVIEFTEKNIKQNINDNITNPEEKSTFVKNASLGKKHDDDNVGVCLSVKIPHVYNREKMSLDRTVISYPKKKLLILDVNGLLVDLVSDDSKENNITRKPDFRVSRRKGYYRPFCNDFLRFCFDRFHVGVWSSRKRTNLDRVIELVMGKSAYKLLFRWNQYHCTRTKFKTVEDVQKPIFLKELRLLWEKRNPRLPWNKGEFNESNTLLLDDSPYKALLNPKHTAVFPYTYQYHDIKDSSLGPEGDLRVYLKGLAMAENVQEYVSSNPFGQPPITETNPSWGYYCQVLESVKHERRLQNQDSGPHHQVGSKLLCKQRRMKATALY
- the LOC130734792 gene encoding uncharacterized protein LOC130734792 isoform X2, with amino-acid sequence MSKGSCLMDLATDLHIVPSAMTTAGDSLTSTEKVNSLQKKHRKTKREQGQAVEQKDKAPEFPVGDSSWKTDATMKDTLHKSPDLPDLSSSQTIVKRKRMRRDRRRRRKAQRNSVQSNFNGCDNLADISQGENGKKEQNMLQKAAENSNGECDVQEVSCNCNSVGKAVEHKDKGPEFPVGDSSRKTDATMKDPFHESPDFPDLSSSQTIVEHNSKKMKHQRKMRKTQHNSVQSNFNGCDNPGDISQGETGEKEQNMLQKAAENSNGECDVQEVNSVGKAVEHKDKGLELTVGDSSRKTDATMKDTLHKSPDLPDLSSSQTIVKRKRMRRDRRRRRKAQRNSVQSNFNGCDNPADISKGENGKKEQNMLQKAAENNNGDCDVQEVSCNYNSVGKAVEHKDKGPEFPVGDSSRKTDATMKDPFHESPDLPDLSSSQTIVEHNSKKMKHQRKMRKTQHNSVQSNFDGCDNPVIGHSCVIADISQGENGEKEQNMLQKAAENINGECDVQEVNFNCNSVGKAVELKDKGPEFPVGDSSRKTDATMKDTLHKSPDLPDLSSSQTIVEQNSKKKKHQRKMRKTQHNSVQSNFNSCDNPDISQGENGVKEKNMLQKAAENSNGECDVREVNCNCNSVGKAVEHKDKGLEFLVCDSSRKTDATMKDTLHKSPDLPDLSSSQTIVKHRRKRRKTQHNSVKSNFNGCDNPDISQGENGVKEQNMLQKTAENSNGECDVQEVCCNCNSVVADAVSTAEESVIEFTEKNIKQNINDNITNPEEKSTFVKNASLGKKHDDDNVGVCLSVKIPHVYNREKMSLDRTVISYPKKKLLILDVNGLLVDLVSDDSKENNITRKPDFRVSRRKGYYRPFCNDFLRFCFDRFHVGVWSSRKRTNLDRVIELVMGKSAYKLLFRWNQYHCTRTKFKTVEDVQKPIFLKELRLLWEKRNPRLPWNKGEFNESNTLLLDDSPYKALLNPKHTAVFPYTYQYHDIKDSSLGPEGDLRVYLKGLAMAENVQEYVSSNPFGQPPITETNPSWGYYCQVLESVKHERRLQNQDSGPHHQVGSKLLCKQRRMKATALY